The following coding sequences are from one Triticum dicoccoides isolate Atlit2015 ecotype Zavitan chromosome 4A, WEW_v2.0, whole genome shotgun sequence window:
- the LOC119289423 gene encoding 11-beta-hydroxysteroid dehydrogenase B-like yields the protein MERVLTALMDLVVPPASMVMLAFAWPTLAFLRALEWAVKALTKEDMRGKVVLVTGASSAIGEQVAYEYARRGANLVLVARREHRLFAVRENARALGAGQVLVVAADVVREDDCGRLVADTISYFGQLDHLVNTVSLGHDFLFEEAGDTAAFPHLMDINFWGNVYPTYAALPYLRQSHGRVVVNASVDTWLPMPRMSLYSAAKAAVVDFYETLRYEVKDEVGITVATHGWIGGEPGVGTGIGTSRFALEEGAGAADQTQAQAQAPAQQWTKADTTPPLPAPGGLAVEEYARAVVDGACRGDARVRRPGWYDVFHVFRAFAPDVLGWTFRLLLSTAPAPSTVAGTGRRALVVAPVGAPTAALPAPPVRPLIEYPAAVAGRRPAAAQLHKLE from the exons ATGGAGCGGGTGCTGACCGCGCTGATGGACCTGGTGGTGCCGCCGGCGAGCATGGTGATGCTGGCCTTCGCGTGGCCCACGCTCGCCTTCCTGCGCGCCCTCGAGTGGGCCGTCAAGGCGCTCACCAAGGAGGACATGCGCGGCAAGGTCGTCCTCGTCACCGGCGCCTCCTCCGCCATCGGCGAG CAAGTGGCGTACGAGTACGCGCGGCGGGGCGCGAACCTGGTGCTGGTGGCGCGGAGGGAGCACCGTCTGTTCGCGGTCCGGGAGAACGCGCGCGCCCTGGGCGCCGGCCAGGTGCTCGTCGTCGCCGCCGACGTCGTCCGGGAGGACGACTGCGGCCGCCTCGTCGCCGACACCATCAGCTACTTCGGGCAGC TGGATCATCTGGTGAACACGGTGAGCCTGGGCCACGACTTCCTCTTCGAGGAGGCCGGCGACACGGCGGCGTTCCCCCACCTCATGGACATCAACTTCTGGGGGAACGTGTACCCGACCTACGCCGCACTGCCGTACCTGCGCCAGAGCCACGGCCGCGTCGTCGTCAACGCCTCCGTCGACACCTGGCTGCCCATGCCCCGGATGAGCCTCTACTCC GCGGCGAAGGCGGCCGTGGTCGACTTCTACGAGACGCTGCGGTACGAGGTGAAGGACGAGGTGGGGATCACGGTCGCCACGCACGGCTGGATCGGCGGCGAGCCCGGCGTCGGCACCGGCATCGGCACCAGCAGGTTCGCGCTCGAggaaggcgcgggggcggcggaccAGACGCAGGCGCAGGCGCAGGCGCCGGCGCAGCAGTGGACCAAGGCGGACACGACGCCGCCGCTGCCGGCGCCGGGAGGGCTGGCGGTGGAGGAGTACGCGCGGGCGGTGGTGGACGGCGCGTGCCGCGGGGACGCCCGGGTGCGGCGGCCCGGCTggtacgacgtgttccacgtcttccGCGCCTTCGCGCCCGACGTGCTCGGCTGGACGTTCCGCCTGCTGCTGTCGACCGCGCCCGCTCCGTCGACGGTCGCCGGCACTGGGCGCCGTGCGCTTGTCGTTGCCCCTGTGGGCGCGCCGACTGCTGCGCTCCCGGCTCCGCCCGTCCGCCCACTGATCGAGTACCCGGCCGCGGTGGCTGGTCGGAGGCCCGCGGCGGCGCAGCTACACAAGCTAGAGTGA